The following proteins are co-located in the Rhodoligotrophos appendicifer genome:
- a CDS encoding ABC transporter ATP-binding protein, producing the protein MADAPSRDTIVEVKNLSTWFDTGRTVLKAVDGIDLTLERGRTLCVVGESGSGKSVTARSILNIVPRPGRIVSGQVLLHDAGPGGAPLDLAALNPKGRRIRSIRGRDISMIFQEPMSSLSPVHTIGQQIIETIRLHTRMSRAEARERAIEMLAQVKIPRPERSIDAYPFEFSGGMRQRAMTAMALVCEPRLVIADEPTTALDVTTQAEILDLMRGLQAKYGMALMFITHDMGVVAEIADDVAVMYHGKVVEQGPVAEIFAAPKEPYTQRLLASVLALESRSHRAALIPKPKADDAILEVSNLSMSFEPRRSFMSRKPAEAPVKALDEVSFTLQRGEILGIVGESGSGKTTLGRCILRILEPSAGQIVFRPRGEAAIDLAPLPLAQVRPAWSKMRMIFQDPFSSLNPRMTVLQVIAEPLRNHLSLSKLELEERVASLLERVGLPRDAMWRYPHAFSGGQRQRIGIARAIALRPELIVADEATSALDVSLRAQVLDLLLDLVRELEMSFIFISHDIGVIRYMCDRVAVMHRGRIVEMGEADQICDHPEHPYTRSLLSAIPKPDPSQRGRTERIRYVEEVAG; encoded by the coding sequence ATGGCTGACGCACCCTCCAGAGATACAATCGTCGAGGTCAAGAACCTCTCCACCTGGTTCGACACCGGTCGCACGGTGCTGAAGGCCGTCGACGGCATCGACCTCACGCTGGAGCGCGGTCGGACGCTGTGCGTGGTCGGCGAGAGCGGATCGGGCAAGAGCGTCACCGCGCGTTCGATCCTCAACATCGTGCCGCGGCCGGGTCGCATCGTCTCGGGTCAGGTTCTGCTGCACGATGCGGGGCCGGGTGGCGCGCCGTTGGATCTCGCAGCCTTGAATCCCAAGGGGCGGCGGATCCGGTCGATCCGCGGTCGCGACATCAGCATGATCTTTCAGGAGCCCATGTCGAGCCTGAGCCCTGTGCATACGATCGGGCAGCAGATCATCGAGACCATAAGGCTGCACACCCGCATGAGCCGGGCTGAGGCGCGCGAACGGGCGATCGAGATGCTGGCCCAGGTCAAGATCCCGAGGCCGGAGCGCAGCATCGACGCCTATCCCTTCGAATTCAGCGGCGGCATGCGTCAGCGGGCGATGACGGCCATGGCGCTCGTCTGCGAGCCACGTCTGGTGATTGCCGACGAGCCGACCACGGCACTTGATGTCACGACCCAGGCCGAGATCCTGGACCTGATGCGCGGCCTGCAAGCGAAATACGGCATGGCGCTGATGTTCATTACCCACGACATGGGCGTCGTCGCGGAGATCGCCGACGACGTCGCGGTCATGTATCACGGCAAGGTGGTAGAGCAGGGGCCGGTCGCGGAGATCTTCGCCGCGCCGAAGGAGCCTTACACGCAGCGCCTTCTGGCCTCGGTCTTGGCGCTCGAGAGCCGATCGCACCGCGCTGCCCTCATTCCCAAGCCCAAGGCGGACGATGCGATCCTGGAAGTCTCTAACCTATCTATGAGCTTCGAGCCGCGGAGGAGCTTCATGAGCCGCAAGCCGGCGGAGGCGCCGGTCAAGGCTCTGGACGAGGTCTCCTTCACTCTGCAGCGCGGCGAGATCCTCGGCATCGTGGGCGAGAGTGGTTCGGGCAAGACCACGCTCGGACGCTGCATTCTGCGCATTCTGGAGCCGAGCGCGGGACAGATCGTGTTCCGCCCCCGTGGGGAAGCCGCCATCGATCTTGCTCCGCTGCCTCTCGCCCAGGTCAGGCCGGCCTGGAGCAAGATGCGGATGATTTTTCAGGATCCGTTCTCCTCCCTCAATCCGCGCATGACCGTGCTTCAGGTGATCGCCGAGCCGCTGCGCAACCACCTCAGCCTCTCCAAGCTCGAGCTGGAGGAGCGTGTGGCCTCCCTGCTCGAGCGTGTCGGCCTGCCGCGCGATGCCATGTGGCGCTACCCCCATGCCTTCAGCGGAGGCCAGCGGCAGCGCATTGGCATCGCCCGGGCGATCGCTTTGCGGCCGGAGCTGATCGTGGCGGACGAGGCGACCTCGGCGTTGGACGTCTCTCTGCGTGCTCAGGTGCTGGACCTGCTGCTGGACCTGGTGCGGGAATTGGAGATGAGCTTCATCTTCATCAGCCACGACATCGGCGTCATCCGCTATATGTGCGACCGGGTGGCCGTCATGCATCGGGGGCGCATCGTCGAGATGGGGGAGGCAGACCAGATCTGCGACCATCCAGAGCACCCCTATACGCGCTCGCTGCTCTCGGCGATCCCGAAACCCGATCCCAGCCAGCGTGGTCGGACGGAACGCATCCGGTA
- a CDS encoding ABC transporter permease, giving the protein MTDSTATPAATARSRRDSASQWRLVWWQFRRHKLAMVSSVVLLLIILVAAFCEFVAPFAPDAFSPRYTYAPPQALHLLDRDAEGGLIWRPHVYGYKVTVEPSALRRIFVIDESKKYPVGFFVKSDPYPMWGGLFTLETKLFGPLNKGDPFYLLGADRLGRDLFSRTAYGTRISMSIGLIGVTLSLLLGIVLGGISGYRGGAVDNIIQRVIEFILSLPTTPLWLGLAAAMPSSWPPLRIYLAITIILSLIGWTNLARVVRGRFLSLRTEDFVTAARLDGASEPRVIFRHMAPSFTSHIIAEVSLAIPTMILAETALSFLGLGLQPPIVSWGVLLQEAQNIRAIATAPWLFAPGIAVVIAVLSLNFVGDGLRDAADPYRQ; this is encoded by the coding sequence ATGACCGATAGCACCGCCACGCCCGCCGCCACCGCCCGGTCGCGGCGGGATTCCGCCTCCCAATGGCGCCTGGTGTGGTGGCAGTTCCGTCGCCACAAGCTCGCCATGGTGAGCAGCGTCGTGCTGTTGCTGATCATCCTGGTGGCTGCGTTCTGCGAATTCGTGGCGCCGTTTGCGCCTGATGCCTTCTCCCCGCGCTATACTTATGCACCGCCTCAGGCCCTGCACCTCCTCGATCGCGACGCCGAGGGTGGGCTGATCTGGCGACCCCATGTCTACGGCTACAAGGTGACCGTCGAGCCGAGCGCACTGCGCCGCATCTTCGTCATCGACGAGAGCAAGAAATATCCTGTCGGCTTCTTCGTGAAGTCGGACCCCTATCCCATGTGGGGCGGCCTCTTCACCCTCGAGACGAAGCTGTTCGGGCCGTTGAACAAGGGCGATCCCTTCTATCTCCTGGGCGCCGACCGGCTGGGGCGAGACCTGTTCAGCCGCACCGCCTACGGGACCCGCATCTCCATGTCGATCGGTCTCATCGGCGTGACTCTAAGCCTGCTGCTCGGCATCGTGCTCGGCGGCATCTCCGGCTATCGGGGCGGGGCAGTCGACAATATCATTCAGCGGGTGATCGAGTTCATCCTGTCGCTGCCGACGACACCGCTGTGGCTCGGTCTGGCGGCCGCCATGCCGAGCAGCTGGCCGCCGCTCAGGATCTATCTCGCCATCACCATCATCTTGTCGTTGATCGGCTGGACCAATCTCGCTCGCGTGGTGCGCGGCCGCTTCCTGTCGCTCAGGACGGAGGATTTCGTGACCGCAGCGCGGCTCGACGGGGCGAGCGAGCCTCGCGTCATCTTCCGGCACATGGCGCCGTCTTTCACCAGCCACATCATCGCCGAGGTGAGCCTCGCCATCCCGACCATGATCTTGGCCGAGACGGCGCTCAGCTTCCTGGGGCTCGGCCTGCAGCCGCCCATCGTCAGCTGGGGTGTCCTGCTGCAGGAGGCGCAAAACATACGCGCCATTGCCACCGCGCCTTGGCTGTTCGCACCGGGCATCGCCGTGGTGATCGCGGTGCTGTCCCTGAATTTCGTGGGCGACGGCCTGCGCGATGCGGCAGACCCGTACCGGCAATGA
- a CDS encoding ABC transporter permease: MLGFILRRFLWMIPSFIAVSIVAFTIIQLPPGDFVTSYAADLATSGSPADSDTLDALRIRYGLDQPYVVQYLTWIGNALRGDLGRSFEYRAPVSDIIWGRLGMTTLVAFCTLAFVWLIAFPVGVFSAVRQYSVGDYVVTFLSFLGMATPSFLLALFVMYMSVKFLGYSVGGLFSTEYINAPWSLAKVADLLHHLWIPVVVLGVAGIASLVRIMRANLLDELGKPYVETGRAKGLPEMTLILRYPTRVALNPFISTVGWVLPVLVSGDVIVSSVLSLPTSGPILIQALKTQDMYLGGALIMFQCILVLVGTLLSDLLLAWVDPRIRYDR, encoded by the coding sequence GTGCTTGGTTTCATTTTGCGTCGCTTTCTTTGGATGATTCCGTCTTTCATCGCGGTCAGCATCGTCGCGTTCACGATTATTCAGCTGCCGCCCGGTGATTTCGTCACGAGCTATGCGGCGGATTTGGCCACCTCCGGCTCGCCCGCCGATTCTGACACGCTGGATGCGCTGCGCATCCGCTACGGGCTCGATCAGCCCTATGTGGTGCAATACCTCACCTGGATCGGCAACGCGTTGCGGGGCGATCTCGGCAGGTCGTTCGAATATCGCGCCCCCGTGTCCGACATCATCTGGGGTCGGCTCGGCATGACCACGCTGGTCGCCTTCTGCACCCTGGCCTTCGTCTGGCTCATTGCTTTCCCGGTCGGTGTCTTCTCGGCGGTGCGCCAATACAGCGTCGGCGACTATGTGGTGACCTTTCTGAGCTTTCTCGGGATGGCGACCCCCAGCTTCCTGCTCGCGCTCTTCGTCATGTACATGTCGGTGAAATTCCTCGGCTATTCCGTCGGCGGCCTGTTCTCGACTGAATATATCAACGCGCCATGGAGCTTGGCCAAGGTGGCGGACCTGCTGCACCATCTCTGGATTCCCGTCGTGGTCCTGGGCGTAGCCGGGATTGCCTCCCTGGTCCGGATCATGCGCGCGAACCTTCTGGACGAGCTCGGCAAGCCCTACGTGGAGACCGGCCGCGCCAAGGGGCTGCCGGAGATGACGCTGATCCTGCGCTATCCGACCCGGGTGGCCCTCAATCCCTTCATCTCCACCGTCGGTTGGGTCCTTCCGGTGCTCGTCTCGGGCGACGTTATCGTCTCCAGCGTGCTGAGCCTGCCGACATCCGGCCCAATCCTCATCCAGGCGCTGAAGACCCAGGACATGTATCTCGGCGGTGCCTTGATCATGTTCCAATGCATCCTAGTGCTGGTCGGCACGCTGCTCTCCGACCTGCTCCTGGCCTGGGTCGATCCGCGGATCCGCTATGACCGATAG
- a CDS encoding ABC transporter substrate-binding protein → MLAASSAWAADYKQAPMLDAQVTAGTLPPVAERLPKTPRVIEPVEKVGKYGGTWRSGLVGGSDRNWLFRIAGYEPLVAWDREWSGKVVPNLAEAVTASEDGKTFTVKLREGLKWSDGKPFTSDDIGFFINDIVGNKELLPNGVDWISSGGETGKFAKVDDANFTITFKEPYGMFMQRLAGVYGVQIVMMAKHYCSQFMPTYNKDGLDALMKEAGVGTWTELFIKKCAVDTEANERWQNPQRPTMEPWVIKDPYIGGASLVTLERNPYYFKVDPEGNQLPYIDDMSISVNADKQTLVLKVVNGEIDYQDRHVNDNANRAVFTDAADKAQIHLVDGPNADMNTTIISLNLTSKDPVKREIFNNKDFRIGLSYAIDRQAIIDSAFVGQGEPWQAAPRKESPYYNEKLAKQYTEYDVAKANEHLDKAYPKKDSNGFRLGPDGKRISFNIMVMPALGDFLDSTQLAAQYWQAVGIDAKVQTVDRTLFYDRKDNNEQDAAVFLGSGGMGDAIFEPTFYFPFWNETLFAVPWGNWYASGGKAGEEPPAAAKKQMEIYREITKSSDPEKQKALMKQLLDISADEFYAIGISTPGPLFSATKNNLHNVYPRPFAWTYPSPVASNTEQYYFDPVK, encoded by the coding sequence ATGCTTGCAGCGTCATCCGCCTGGGCCGCCGATTACAAACAGGCGCCCATGCTGGATGCTCAGGTCACCGCGGGCACGCTGCCGCCGGTCGCTGAGCGCCTGCCGAAGACGCCGCGGGTGATCGAGCCGGTCGAGAAGGTCGGCAAATATGGCGGCACTTGGCGCTCCGGCCTCGTCGGCGGCTCCGACCGCAACTGGCTGTTCCGCATCGCCGGCTACGAGCCGCTCGTTGCCTGGGACCGGGAATGGAGCGGGAAGGTTGTTCCCAACCTCGCCGAAGCAGTGACCGCCAGCGAGGACGGCAAGACCTTCACCGTCAAGCTGCGCGAGGGCCTGAAATGGTCCGACGGCAAGCCCTTCACCAGCGACGATATCGGCTTCTTCATTAACGACATCGTCGGCAACAAGGAGCTCCTGCCCAACGGCGTGGACTGGATTTCAAGCGGCGGCGAGACGGGTAAATTCGCGAAGGTCGACGATGCGAATTTCACCATCACCTTCAAAGAACCCTATGGCATGTTCATGCAGCGCCTGGCGGGCGTCTACGGCGTGCAGATCGTCATGATGGCGAAGCACTACTGCTCGCAGTTCATGCCCACCTACAACAAGGATGGTCTGGACGCGCTGATGAAGGAGGCCGGCGTCGGCACCTGGACGGAACTGTTCATCAAGAAATGCGCCGTCGACACGGAAGCCAATGAACGCTGGCAGAATCCGCAGCGGCCGACCATGGAGCCCTGGGTCATCAAGGATCCCTATATCGGCGGCGCCAGCCTCGTCACGCTGGAGCGCAATCCTTATTACTTCAAGGTTGATCCCGAGGGGAACCAGCTGCCTTACATCGACGACATGAGCATTTCCGTGAATGCCGACAAGCAGACGCTGGTGCTCAAGGTGGTCAATGGCGAGATCGACTACCAGGACCGGCACGTGAACGACAATGCCAATCGCGCGGTCTTTACCGATGCCGCCGACAAGGCACAGATCCACTTGGTGGACGGTCCGAATGCAGACATGAACACGACGATCATCTCGCTCAACCTGACCAGCAAGGATCCGGTCAAGCGGGAGATCTTCAACAATAAGGACTTCCGGATCGGGCTGTCCTACGCCATCGATCGGCAAGCGATCATCGACTCGGCCTTTGTTGGCCAGGGCGAGCCGTGGCAGGCCGCCCCCCGCAAGGAGTCACCCTATTACAACGAGAAGCTCGCGAAGCAGTATACTGAGTACGACGTCGCCAAGGCGAACGAGCATCTCGACAAGGCGTATCCGAAGAAGGACAGCAACGGTTTCCGCCTCGGCCCGGATGGCAAGCGGATCAGCTTCAACATCATGGTGATGCCGGCCCTGGGCGACTTCCTCGACTCGACGCAGTTGGCAGCCCAGTACTGGCAGGCCGTGGGGATCGATGCGAAGGTCCAGACCGTCGACCGCACGCTCTTCTATGACCGCAAGGACAATAACGAGCAGGATGCCGCGGTCTTCCTCGGCAGCGGCGGGATGGGTGACGCGATCTTTGAGCCGACCTTCTACTTCCCGTTCTGGAACGAGACCTTGTTCGCCGTGCCGTGGGGCAATTGGTACGCCTCGGGCGGCAAGGCGGGAGAAGAGCCGCCGGCAGCCGCCAAGAAGCAGATGGAGATCTACCGCGAGATCACCAAATCATCCGATCCCGAGAAGCAGAAGGCGCTGATGAAGCAGCTTCTCGACATCTCGGCGGACGAGTTCTACGCCATCGGCATCAGCACCCCGGGGCCGCTGTTCTCGGCGACGAAGAACAATCTGCACAATGTCTATCCGCGGCCCTTCGCCTGGACCTATCCGAGCCCGGTCGCCAGCAACACGGAGCAGTACTACTTCGACCCGGTAAAGTGA
- a CDS encoding amino acid deaminase, which translates to MIDLSEIEASQVDARTKGMPGEIASLPLSAIGAQGWNVLREDLPLPLAVMRESAIRHNGDWMRQFLKATGAEIAPHGKTTMSPQLFARQIEDGAWAITIGSVEQLQVARRYGFPRMLLANQAVGAQNQRYVVNELKRDPEFDFYCFVDSVDLVHQLSSAVQEAGLERPLQVILEGGFVGGRTGCRTYEEGMDVARAVKAAAPHLSLRGVGGYEGLLRVPSAEESTKRVETFLNGLIEMALGCDREGLFGAGDVLLTAGGTVFYDLVTARFKEAPLSRDFKIVTRCGCYLTHDSGEYVKRFEQIRERSPWVDRFGPGPQAALEVWAYVQSRPEKTKAILTVGRRDISFDSAMPTPLKWLRPSPGATVADLQPIGPDHVVTGLNDQHCHLAIPEDSPLRVGDMVAFGISHPCTTFDKWQVICMVDDAYNVTSAIRTFF; encoded by the coding sequence ATGATTGATCTTAGCGAAATTGAAGCCAGCCAAGTTGATGCCCGCACAAAAGGCATGCCGGGAGAAATCGCGTCCCTCCCGCTGTCAGCCATCGGGGCCCAGGGCTGGAACGTGCTGCGTGAAGACCTGCCGCTGCCCCTTGCAGTGATGCGGGAGAGCGCAATCCGCCACAATGGCGATTGGATGCGCCAGTTTCTGAAAGCGACCGGCGCCGAGATCGCGCCTCACGGCAAGACCACCATGAGTCCGCAGCTCTTTGCCCGCCAAATCGAGGATGGTGCCTGGGCGATCACCATCGGCTCCGTGGAGCAGCTCCAGGTGGCGCGCCGCTACGGCTTTCCGCGCATGCTGCTCGCCAACCAGGCCGTCGGCGCCCAGAACCAACGCTACGTGGTCAACGAGTTGAAGCGGGATCCGGAGTTCGATTTTTACTGCTTCGTCGATTCAGTCGATCTCGTGCACCAATTGTCGTCTGCGGTTCAGGAGGCAGGACTCGAGCGCCCCCTGCAGGTGATTCTGGAGGGCGGCTTCGTCGGCGGCCGCACCGGCTGCCGCACTTACGAAGAGGGCATGGACGTCGCGCGTGCCGTGAAGGCGGCCGCCCCGCATTTGTCGCTCCGTGGCGTCGGCGGCTATGAAGGCTTGTTGCGCGTGCCGTCGGCGGAGGAGTCGACCAAGCGTGTGGAGACCTTCCTGAACGGCCTGATCGAAATGGCGCTCGGCTGCGACCGCGAAGGCCTGTTCGGCGCGGGCGATGTTCTGCTGACCGCAGGCGGCACCGTCTTCTACGATCTGGTGACGGCGCGCTTCAAGGAGGCGCCCCTGTCGCGGGATTTCAAGATCGTGACCCGCTGCGGCTGTTATCTGACCCATGACAGCGGCGAATATGTGAAGCGCTTCGAGCAGATCCGCGAGCGCTCGCCGTGGGTGGACAGGTTCGGCCCCGGCCCGCAGGCCGCTCTGGAGGTCTGGGCCTATGTGCAGTCACGGCCCGAAAAGACCAAGGCGATCTTGACTGTCGGGCGTCGCGACATCTCCTTTGATTCCGCGATGCCGACGCCGTTGAAATGGCTACGCCCCTCCCCCGGCGCGACCGTGGCCGACCTGCAGCCCATCGGACCAGACCATGTGGTCACCGGGCTCAACGACCAGCATTGCCATCTGGCCATCCCCGAGGACAGTCCGCTCCGCGTCGGGGACATGGTCGCCTTCGGCATCTCTCATCCCTGCACGACCTTCGACAAATGGCAGGTGATCTGCATGGTCGACGACGCCTACAACGTCACTTCCGCCATCCGCACCTTCTTCTGA
- a CDS encoding ribonuclease activity regulator RraA: MSTGPLSAETRALLSKISTATLTSQLMQRGLRNTFMQNVHRLTTGGPSMVGEAFTLRYIPAREDIDVSAVFEDWEHPQRKAVETVPPGHVMVIDCRRDTRAAGAGSILITRMMVRGAAGVVTDGGLRDSPTIEALDFPVYYGGRSAPTNLTRHHAVDINVPVGCGDVPVYPGDIIVGDREGVVVIPRHLADEIAVQGTEQTLMEDFVTERVLAGQSILGLYPANAETIAAFEAWKAGK, encoded by the coding sequence ATGAGCACCGGACCTCTTTCCGCCGAAACACGCGCGCTGCTGTCGAAGATCAGCACCGCGACGCTGACCTCGCAGCTGATGCAGCGCGGCTTGCGCAACACGTTCATGCAGAACGTGCACCGCCTGACGACCGGCGGACCTTCCATGGTCGGCGAGGCCTTCACCTTGCGTTACATCCCGGCCCGCGAGGACATCGACGTCTCGGCCGTCTTCGAGGACTGGGAACATCCTCAGCGCAAGGCCGTGGAGACCGTGCCACCAGGGCATGTGATGGTCATAGACTGCCGCCGCGACACCAGAGCGGCAGGCGCCGGCAGCATCCTCATCACACGGATGATGGTGCGCGGCGCCGCCGGGGTGGTGACCGATGGAGGATTGCGCGATTCCCCGACCATCGAAGCCCTCGACTTTCCCGTCTATTACGGCGGCCGATCCGCCCCGACCAACCTCACTCGCCACCATGCCGTCGACATCAACGTGCCTGTCGGCTGCGGCGACGTGCCCGTCTATCCTGGCGACATCATCGTGGGCGACAGGGAAGGTGTCGTCGTCATCCCGCGCCACCTCGCGGATGAAATCGCCGTGCAGGGCACCGAGCAGACGCTGATGGAGGATTTCGTCACCGAGCGGGTTCTCGCCGGTCAGTCGATCCTGGGCCTGTATCCCGCCAATGCCGAAACCATCGCCGCCTTCGAGGCCTGGAAAGCCGGAAAATAA